From a region of the Sphaerodactylus townsendi isolate TG3544 linkage group LG16, MPM_Stown_v2.3, whole genome shotgun sequence genome:
- the SLC46A1 gene encoding proton-coupled folate transporter, with the protein MAELPPGGSPQPGEGVPGPPSGCARLRAVEPVLLLATLALGVQTPLLTQYLWTRLANGTQGGSGGCANGSGAGTPAGQQDVEAVVAHWSLYINLAGFFVGLFSVTLFGPWSDSVGRRPVLILPALGMALQAAAYLLVMYLQLPVGYLLLGRILSGLSGDYNLILAGCFAYVADVSDKRSRTLRVAILEACLGLAGMAASIIGGQWRKAEGYLAPFWLVFAASLCAALYAAFCLRESVSQRQRGRLFTFRHYLAVYRLYVDPGRGSAWKKLALYSLAFFLVVTVHFGTQDILILYELSSPLCWGSDLIGYGSAARYLTYLTSLTGLWLLQRCMADTWVAEMGLLSNVLGLGVIALAATTPLMFTGYGLLFFSMAATPVIRSKLSKLVNENEQGALFAAVACTEGLCSLVATGVFNSLFPASLHFMKGFPFLFGVIVLLVPAAILGWIEIRDSKPEYSHFEDLPSPVQEVAD; encoded by the exons ATGGCCGAGCTGCCTCCGGGAGGGTCGCCCCAGCCCGGGGAGGGGGTCCCGGGGCCGCCGTCCGGCTGCGCGCGCCTGCGGGCCGTGGAGCCGGTGCTGCTGCTGGCCACGCTGGCGCTGGGCGTACAGACCCCGCTGCTGACCCAGTACCTGTGGACCCGGCTGGCCAACGGCACCCAGGGAGGAAGCGGCGGCTGCGCCAATGGGAGCGGGGCCGGCACCCCCGCCGGGCAACAG gaCGTGGAAGCCGTGGTTGCCCACTGGAGCCTCTACATCAACCTGGCTGGCTTCTTTGTGGGTCTCTTCTCAGTGACCCTGTTTGGACCCTGGAGCGACAGTGTGGGCCGCCGGCCGGTCCTCATCCTGCCAGCGCTGGGCATGGCTCTACAAGCAGCAGCCTACCTGTTGGTCATGTACCTCCAGCTGCCGGTTGGTTACCTCCTGCTAGGCCGCATCCTGAGTGGTCTGTCGGGCGATTACAACCTGATTTTGGCGGGGTGCTTCGCTTACGTCGCTGACGTCAGTGACAAGCGGTCGCGTACCTTACGGGTGGCCATCTTGGAGGCGTGCCTTGGCCTGGCAGGGATGGCCGCGAGCATTATCGGGGGCCAGTGGCGTAAGGCCGAAGGGTACCTCGCGCCGTTCTGGCTGGTCTTTGCAGCGAGCCTTTGCGCTGCTCTCTACGCAGCTTTCTGTCTCCGAGAGTCGGTGTCGCAGAGACAGCGTGGAAGGCTGTTCACCTTCCGCCACTATCTGGCCGTGTACCGCCTTTACGTGGACCCCGGCCGGGGCAGCGCTTGGAAGAAGCTCGCCCTTTATTCTCTTGCGTTCTTCTTGGTGGTCACCGTGCATTTCGGAACTCAAGACATCCTGATTTTGTACGAGCTGAGCTCTCCGCTCTGCTGGGGCTCCGACCTGATTGGATACGGCTCCGCGGCCCGCTACTTGACTTACCTCACCAGCTTGACCGGGCTGTGGCTGCTCCAGAGATGCATGGCAGACACCTGGGTGGCTGAAATGGGGCTGCTGTCCAACGTTTTGGGGCTGGGGGTGATCGCGCTGGCTGCCACCACCCCTCTGATGTTCACAG GTTACGGCCTCCTCTTCTTTTCAATGGCTGCCACTCCTGTGATCCGCTCCAAGCTGTCTAAGTTGGTCAACGAGAATGAACAGG GGGCACTCTTTGCTGCAGTGGCCTGCACTGAAGGGTTGTGCTCGCTTGTGGCCACAGGAGTCTTCAACTCCCTCTTCCCAGCAAGCCTGCACTTCATGAAGGGCTTCCCGTTCCTCTTTGGAGTCATCGTCCTCCTTGTTCCAGCTGCCATTCTTGG GTGGATTGAAATCCGGGATTCGAAACCTGAGTACAGCCACTTTGAGGATTTACCTAGCCCAGTCCAGGAAGTGGCAGACTGA
- the SARM1 gene encoding NAD(+) hydrolase SARM1 isoform X1, which translates to MVLTLLVSAYKLCRLGMANQETLAAVPTYEGVWAQSPGPYQEVSPGVSTDIQAALHRILPDLHQAISAVKQAAGPKDLQASMAEILTLVEEAWVMPTVGREVAKGLCDGIRLEGGLDLLLSFLQSADLETKCQAAKLLEQVLVAENRDRIARIGLGVILNLSKERDSPLLAPSTSGILEHMFKHSEETCFHLISDGGLDAILYWCRWSDPVVLRHCATALANCAMYGGHANQRLMVEKRAAEWLFPLAFTNEDQLIRFYACLAIAVLVTNKEIEKEVERSGTLALVEPFIATLDPGQFACTLLGSSDNSQGRTADDLQRLVPLLDSSRLEAQCMAAFYLCAEATIKARQNKTKIFTEIGAIQSLKRIVCYSPNGTTSSLAKKALRAMGEEVPRRLLPSVPNWKPLEVQKWLQQVGFVKYCPQFLEHQVDGDLLMRLTEEDLQADLGMKSSITRKRFSRELTELKTHANYSTCDRSNLADWLGSVDPKFRQYTYNLVTCGIDRNFLHRVTEQQLQEDCQVDVGFHRVRILNAAREMLHSPLPCSNAKSTLEGTDVFISYRRMTGSQLASLLKVHLQLHGFSVFLDVEKLEAGKFEDKLTQSVMSARNFILVLSSHSLDKCMEDAECKDWVHKEIATALSCGKNVIPVTDHFEWPDPETLPADMRAVLKFNGIKWSHEYQEATIEKIIRFLQGRSSRDSSAGSENSLECTPPMGQT; encoded by the exons ATGGTGCTCACCCTCCTTGTCTCTGCGTACAAACTGTGCCGCTTAGGTATGGCCAACCAGGAGACCCTGGCGGCAGTGCCCACCTATGAGGGGGTGTGGGCACAAAGTCCCGGGCCGTACCAGGAGGTCTCCCCCGGGGTGAGCACCGACATCCAAGCTGCCCTGCACAGGATCCTGCCCGATTTGCACCAGGCCATCTCTGCCGTCAAGCAGGCTGCTGGCCCCAAAGACCTCCAAGCCAGCATGGCGGAAATCTTGACGCTGGTGGAGGAAGCCTGGGTGATGCCCACAGTCGGCAGGGAAGTTGCCAAGGGTCTGTGCGACGGGATTCGCCTGGAGGGCGGACTGGATCTGCTGCTTTCCTTCCTGCAGTCGGCAGATCTGGAGACCAAGTGCCAAGCCGCGAAACTGCTGGAGCAGGTCCTGGTGGCTGAGAATCG GGACCGAATTGCTCGGATCGGTCTGGGGGTGATCCTCAACCTCTCCAAAGAGCGGGACAGCCCCCTCTTGGCCCCGAGCACCTCCGGCATCCTGGAGCACATGTTCAAACACTCAGAGGAGACCTGCTTCCACCTGATCTCCGACGGCGGTCTTGACGCCATCCTCTACTGGTGCCGCTGGAGCGACCCTGTGGTGCTGCGCCACTGCGCCACGGCCCTGGCCAACTGCGCCATGTACGGCGGGCATGCCAACCAGCGCCTGATGGTCGAGAAGAGGGCTGCCGAGTGGCTCTTCCCGCTGGCCTTCACCAACGAGGACCAGCTGATCCGGTTCTACGCCTGCCTTGCCATCGCCGTTCTGGTCACCAACAAGGAGATCGAGAAGGAGGTGGAGCGGTCGGGGACTCTCGCTTTGGTGGAGCCTTTCATCGCCACCCTGGACCCAGGGCAATTTGCCTGCACCCTTCTGGGCAGCAGCGACAACAGCCAAGGAAGGACGGCGGACGACTTGCAGCGCCTGGTGCCCCTGCTGGACAGCTCCCGCCTGGAAGCCCAATGCATGGCTGCCTTCTACCTGTGCGCTGAGGCGACCAtcaaagcccggcagaacaaaaCCAAG ATTTTTACAGAGATTGGGGCCATCCAGAGCCTGAAGAGGATTGTTTGCTACTCCCCCAATGGTACCACTTCCTCCTTGGCCAAGAAGGCCCTCCGGGCCATGGGGGAGGAGGTGCCCCGGCGCCTTCTGCCCTCTGTGCCCAACTGGAAACCCTTGGAAGTGCAGAAGTGGCTCCAGCAGGTCGGCTTTGTCAAGTACTGCCCACAGTTCTTG GAGCATCAGGTGGATGGCGACCTGTTGATGCGGCTGACTGAGGAGGACTTGCAGGCGGACCTTGGCATGAAATCCAGCATTACTCGCAAGCG GTTTTCCCGGGAACTGACTGAACTGAAGACTCACGCCAATTATTCCACCTGCGACCGGAGCAACCTGGCTGACTGGCTGGGCAGCGTGGACCCCAAGTTTCGCCAGTACACCTACAACCTGGTGACCTGTGGCATCGACCGAAACTTCCTCCACCGTGTCACTGAGCAGCAGCTGCAAGAAGACTGCCAGGTTGACGTTGGTTTCCATCGGGTCCGTATCCTCAATGCAGCACGTG agaTGCTCCACTCCCCCTTGCCGTGCAGCAATGCAAAATCCACCTTGGAGGGAACGGATGTGTTCATCAGCTACCGAAGAATGACGGGATCCCAGCTGGCCAG cCTCTTGAAAGTCCACCTCCAGTTGCACGGATTCAGCGTCTTCCTGGATGTAGAGAAACTGGAGGCCGGGAAGTTTGAGGACAAGCTGACTCAGAGCGTCATGAGCGCGCGCAACTTCATCCTGGTCCTTTCCTCGCATTCCCTGGACAAGTGTATGGAAGACGCCGAGTGCAAAGATTGGGTGCACAAG GAAATTGCCACAGCCCTGAGCTGTGGAAAAAACGTCATCCCAGTAACAGACCATTTTGAATGGCCTGACCCCGAGACGCTTCCTGCAGACATGCGAGCCGTCCTGAAATTCAACGGCATCAA GTGGTCCCACGAGTACCAAGAGGCCACCATTGAGAAGATCATCCGGTTCCTGCAGGGCCGTTCGTCCCGCGATTCTTCTGCTGGATCAGAGAACAGCCTGGAATGTACGCCCCCAATGGGTCAGACCTAG
- the SARM1 gene encoding NAD(+) hydrolase SARM1 isoform X2, with the protein MVLTLLVSAYKLCRLGMANQETLAAVPTYEGVWAQSPGPYQEVSPGVSTDIQAALHRILPDLHQAISAVKQAAGPKDLQASMAEILTLVEEAWVMPTVGREVAKGLCDGIRLEGGLDLLLSFLQSADLETKCQAAKLLEQVLVAENRDRIARIGLGVILNLSKERDSPLLAPSTSGILEHMFKHSEETCFHLISDGGLDAILYWCRWSDPVVLRHCATALANCAMYGGHANQRLMVEKRAAEWLFPLAFTNEDQLIRFYACLAIAVLVTNKEIEKEVERSGTLALVEPFIATLDPGQFACTLLGSSDNSQGRTADDLQRLVPLLDSSRLEAQCMAAFYLCAEATIKARQNKTKIFTEIGAIQSLKRIVCYSPNGTTSSLAKKALRAMGEEVPRRLLPSVPNWKPLEVQKWLQQEHQVDGDLLMRLTEEDLQADLGMKSSITRKRFSRELTELKTHANYSTCDRSNLADWLGSVDPKFRQYTYNLVTCGIDRNFLHRVTEQQLQEDCQVDVGFHRVRILNAAREMLHSPLPCSNAKSTLEGTDVFISYRRMTGSQLASLLKVHLQLHGFSVFLDVEKLEAGKFEDKLTQSVMSARNFILVLSSHSLDKCMEDAECKDWVHKEIATALSCGKNVIPVTDHFEWPDPETLPADMRAVLKFNGIKWSHEYQEATIEKIIRFLQGRSSRDSSAGSENSLECTPPMGQT; encoded by the exons ATGGTGCTCACCCTCCTTGTCTCTGCGTACAAACTGTGCCGCTTAGGTATGGCCAACCAGGAGACCCTGGCGGCAGTGCCCACCTATGAGGGGGTGTGGGCACAAAGTCCCGGGCCGTACCAGGAGGTCTCCCCCGGGGTGAGCACCGACATCCAAGCTGCCCTGCACAGGATCCTGCCCGATTTGCACCAGGCCATCTCTGCCGTCAAGCAGGCTGCTGGCCCCAAAGACCTCCAAGCCAGCATGGCGGAAATCTTGACGCTGGTGGAGGAAGCCTGGGTGATGCCCACAGTCGGCAGGGAAGTTGCCAAGGGTCTGTGCGACGGGATTCGCCTGGAGGGCGGACTGGATCTGCTGCTTTCCTTCCTGCAGTCGGCAGATCTGGAGACCAAGTGCCAAGCCGCGAAACTGCTGGAGCAGGTCCTGGTGGCTGAGAATCG GGACCGAATTGCTCGGATCGGTCTGGGGGTGATCCTCAACCTCTCCAAAGAGCGGGACAGCCCCCTCTTGGCCCCGAGCACCTCCGGCATCCTGGAGCACATGTTCAAACACTCAGAGGAGACCTGCTTCCACCTGATCTCCGACGGCGGTCTTGACGCCATCCTCTACTGGTGCCGCTGGAGCGACCCTGTGGTGCTGCGCCACTGCGCCACGGCCCTGGCCAACTGCGCCATGTACGGCGGGCATGCCAACCAGCGCCTGATGGTCGAGAAGAGGGCTGCCGAGTGGCTCTTCCCGCTGGCCTTCACCAACGAGGACCAGCTGATCCGGTTCTACGCCTGCCTTGCCATCGCCGTTCTGGTCACCAACAAGGAGATCGAGAAGGAGGTGGAGCGGTCGGGGACTCTCGCTTTGGTGGAGCCTTTCATCGCCACCCTGGACCCAGGGCAATTTGCCTGCACCCTTCTGGGCAGCAGCGACAACAGCCAAGGAAGGACGGCGGACGACTTGCAGCGCCTGGTGCCCCTGCTGGACAGCTCCCGCCTGGAAGCCCAATGCATGGCTGCCTTCTACCTGTGCGCTGAGGCGACCAtcaaagcccggcagaacaaaaCCAAG ATTTTTACAGAGATTGGGGCCATCCAGAGCCTGAAGAGGATTGTTTGCTACTCCCCCAATGGTACCACTTCCTCCTTGGCCAAGAAGGCCCTCCGGGCCATGGGGGAGGAGGTGCCCCGGCGCCTTCTGCCCTCTGTGCCCAACTGGAAACCCTTGGAAGTGCAGAAGTGGCTCCAGCAG GAGCATCAGGTGGATGGCGACCTGTTGATGCGGCTGACTGAGGAGGACTTGCAGGCGGACCTTGGCATGAAATCCAGCATTACTCGCAAGCG GTTTTCCCGGGAACTGACTGAACTGAAGACTCACGCCAATTATTCCACCTGCGACCGGAGCAACCTGGCTGACTGGCTGGGCAGCGTGGACCCCAAGTTTCGCCAGTACACCTACAACCTGGTGACCTGTGGCATCGACCGAAACTTCCTCCACCGTGTCACTGAGCAGCAGCTGCAAGAAGACTGCCAGGTTGACGTTGGTTTCCATCGGGTCCGTATCCTCAATGCAGCACGTG agaTGCTCCACTCCCCCTTGCCGTGCAGCAATGCAAAATCCACCTTGGAGGGAACGGATGTGTTCATCAGCTACCGAAGAATGACGGGATCCCAGCTGGCCAG cCTCTTGAAAGTCCACCTCCAGTTGCACGGATTCAGCGTCTTCCTGGATGTAGAGAAACTGGAGGCCGGGAAGTTTGAGGACAAGCTGACTCAGAGCGTCATGAGCGCGCGCAACTTCATCCTGGTCCTTTCCTCGCATTCCCTGGACAAGTGTATGGAAGACGCCGAGTGCAAAGATTGGGTGCACAAG GAAATTGCCACAGCCCTGAGCTGTGGAAAAAACGTCATCCCAGTAACAGACCATTTTGAATGGCCTGACCCCGAGACGCTTCCTGCAGACATGCGAGCCGTCCTGAAATTCAACGGCATCAA GTGGTCCCACGAGTACCAAGAGGCCACCATTGAGAAGATCATCCGGTTCCTGCAGGGCCGTTCGTCCCGCGATTCTTCTGCTGGATCAGAGAACAGCCTGGAATGTACGCCCCCAATGGGTCAGACCTAG